One Orrella dioscoreae genomic window carries:
- a CDS encoding DUF3772 domain-containing protein, with protein MSSAVSRPGSVFHWLAVLLLVLTCAFSTSLAHAQPADEAPSVDLDAARQQIDKVQNALDKDELPDDATLLSLREQALKIQSGAQATAESLGPQLASVAARLDELGAAPEGKEAPDVAAQRAQLEKNHSTLDGQVKLARLLAVESGQTAERISTLRRSQFQASLGERRPSILGGRFWDEFADGWPRDHERLTAFGAELWEGARAVPLAVVAGLLAIAAVLVGARLRFGSLLFQLTASRVPPGRLRRSFAALAQVLQSVLMPALLTWLALIALSWSGDLSGETEQLLARIVAMAAFGGFVSGLAYALLSPYKTSWRLLPLPDDVAMGLRRYPPMLGAAVVLVWLVEQVAARVNVTLSATIAANAVAVLVLAGTMGWALHRAERLRRAIPPPEGDGGPPLRPLWLVTIVNLCWIALATGVISIAVGYVAFGGFVVKQLTWALVVLCTAYLLAVLVEDAFTTLLASPPAEAGGEGKSDADAPRGRDQLAVLLSGVCRVTIVMFALVLLLAPFGEGPLELAHRMGSLPQGITIGEIQLRPGAVLQGVMVLVIALVSVRLVKHWLEDRYLPTTALDPGMRISASTLFGYAGVVVAVALGMSALGVGLERVAWVASALSVGIGFGLQAVVQNFVSGLILLAERPVKVGDWVALGGVEGDIQRINVRATEIRMADRSTLIVPNSEFITKTVRNVTHSNPQGVVSIKLPVPLPVDAEQVRSLMLAALQANESVAQSPAPSVSLEGVDSAGNLLFSGTCYVNSPRLSYATRSAILFDVLKRMDEAGISLAKSSTTTLVMGGQNGADDAGDGGAPLPPLPRG; from the coding sequence GGCCGTCTTGCTGCTGGTGCTGACCTGTGCGTTCAGCACGTCGCTGGCCCATGCCCAGCCTGCCGACGAGGCGCCCAGTGTCGACCTGGACGCGGCGCGCCAGCAGATCGACAAGGTGCAGAACGCGCTCGACAAGGACGAGCTTCCCGACGACGCGACGCTGCTGTCCCTGCGTGAGCAGGCGCTGAAGATCCAGTCCGGGGCGCAGGCCACCGCCGAAAGCCTGGGGCCGCAACTGGCCAGCGTGGCCGCCCGCCTGGACGAGCTGGGGGCGGCGCCCGAAGGCAAGGAGGCGCCCGATGTCGCGGCGCAGCGGGCACAGCTGGAAAAAAACCACAGCACGTTGGACGGCCAGGTCAAGCTGGCGCGGCTGCTGGCCGTGGAAAGCGGGCAGACGGCCGAAAGGATTTCCACCCTGCGCCGCTCGCAATTCCAGGCAAGCCTGGGTGAACGGCGGCCTTCCATCCTGGGCGGCAGGTTCTGGGATGAGTTCGCCGATGGCTGGCCGCGCGACCATGAGCGCCTGACGGCGTTCGGCGCGGAACTGTGGGAGGGCGCGCGCGCCGTGCCGCTGGCCGTGGTGGCGGGGCTGCTGGCCATCGCCGCCGTCCTGGTCGGCGCCAGGCTGCGTTTCGGCTCGCTGCTGTTCCAGCTGACCGCCAGCCGTGTTCCGCCGGGCCGCTTGCGGCGGTCGTTCGCCGCCCTCGCGCAGGTGCTGCAGTCGGTGCTCATGCCCGCGCTGCTGACATGGCTGGCGCTGATCGCGTTGAGCTGGTCGGGCGACCTCTCGGGCGAAACCGAACAGTTGCTGGCACGCATCGTGGCCATGGCCGCATTCGGCGGTTTCGTGTCGGGGCTGGCCTATGCCCTGCTGTCTCCCTACAAGACCTCGTGGCGGCTCCTGCCCCTGCCGGACGACGTCGCCATGGGCCTGCGCCGCTATCCGCCGATGCTGGGCGCAGCCGTGGTGCTGGTGTGGCTGGTCGAGCAGGTGGCCGCGCGCGTGAACGTGACGCTCAGCGCCACCATCGCCGCCAACGCCGTGGCCGTGCTGGTGCTGGCCGGCACGATGGGCTGGGCGCTGCATCGCGCGGAGCGCCTGCGCCGCGCCATTCCGCCGCCGGAAGGCGATGGCGGTCCGCCCCTGCGTCCGCTCTGGCTGGTGACGATCGTCAACCTGTGCTGGATCGCGCTGGCGACCGGCGTGATCTCCATCGCGGTGGGCTACGTGGCCTTCGGCGGTTTCGTCGTGAAGCAGCTGACCTGGGCGCTGGTGGTGCTGTGCACCGCATACCTGCTGGCCGTGCTGGTCGAGGATGCGTTCACCACGCTGCTGGCCTCGCCGCCTGCCGAGGCCGGCGGCGAGGGCAAGTCCGACGCCGACGCGCCGCGTGGCCGCGACCAGCTGGCCGTGCTGCTGTCGGGCGTGTGCCGCGTGACCATCGTGATGTTCGCGCTGGTGCTGTTGCTGGCGCCTTTCGGCGAAGGCCCGCTGGAGCTGGCCCATCGCATGGGCAGCCTGCCGCAGGGCATCACCATCGGCGAGATCCAGCTGCGCCCCGGCGCCGTGCTGCAAGGCGTGATGGTGCTGGTCATCGCGCTGGTCAGCGTGCGCCTGGTCAAGCATTGGCTGGAAGACCGCTATCTGCCCACGACCGCGCTCGATCCGGGCATGCGTATTTCGGCCTCGACCTTGTTCGGCTATGCCGGCGTCGTGGTGGCGGTGGCCCTGGGCATGTCGGCCCTGGGCGTGGGCCTGGAGCGCGTGGCCTGGGTGGCCAGCGCGCTGTCGGTGGGTATCGGTTTCGGCTTGCAGGCGGTGGTGCAGAACTTCGTGTCGGGCCTCATCCTGCTGGCCGAGCGGCCGGTGAAGGTGGGCGACTGGGTGGCCCTGGGCGGCGTCGAGGGCGACATCCAGCGCATCAATGTGCGCGCCACCGAGATCCGCATGGCGGACCGTTCCACCCTGATCGTGCCGAACTCCGAATTCATCACCAAGACCGTGCGCAACGTCACGCACTCCAACCCGCAGGGCGTGGTCAGCATCAAGCTGCCGGTGCCGCTGCCGGTGGATGCCGAGCAGGTGCGCAGCCTGATGCTGGCGGCCTTGCAGGCCAACGAAAGCGTGGCGCAGTCGCCCGCGCCCAGCGTCAGCCTGGAGGGGGTCGACAGCGCGGGCAACCTGCTGTTCAGCGGCACCTGCTATGTGAACTCGCCGCGCCTGTCGTACGCCACGCGCAGCGCGATCCTCTTCGATGTGCTGAAGCGCATGGACGAGGCGGGCATCTCGCTGGCGAAGTCGTCCACCACCACGCTGGTGATGGGCGGCCAGAACGGGGCCGATGACGCGGGCGACGGCGGCGCGCCGCTGCCGCCCTTGCCGCGAGGCTGA